A part of Candidatus Binataceae bacterium genomic DNA contains:
- the pyrF gene encoding orotidine-5'-phosphate decarboxylase: MGGARVTLDNFADRLVAAQRSKGSALVVGIDPQLDAPGKPGVPAGYSLQSWCCAIVEACAELAVAIKPQLAFFEARGLEGMRAFAAVVALARRLDLIVIADAKRADIGSTAAAYAQAFLGEGEFGCDAMTVNPYLGSDGILPFLAHVQRGRGLFVLVKTSNPSSGEFQDLLTPQRPLWESIAVQVDRWGRGLEGGHGLSAVGAVMGATYPRQAARARALMPTAIVLSPGLGAQGASAQDAVAAARADGLGVVVNASRAVMYAYQAEGSHNAVAAARAAASRLREHLAQALAGGGALEA; the protein is encoded by the coding sequence TTGGGAGGCGCGCGCGTAACGTTGGACAACTTCGCCGATCGTTTGGTTGCGGCCCAACGAAGCAAAGGCAGCGCCTTGGTGGTCGGAATCGACCCCCAGCTTGACGCACCCGGCAAGCCGGGGGTGCCCGCGGGATACAGCCTGCAGAGCTGGTGTTGCGCGATCGTCGAGGCCTGCGCCGAGCTGGCGGTGGCGATCAAGCCACAGCTGGCTTTCTTCGAGGCCCGCGGCTTGGAAGGGATGCGCGCGTTCGCGGCGGTGGTGGCGCTGGCGCGCCGCCTGGATCTGATCGTAATCGCCGACGCCAAGCGCGCCGACATCGGTTCCACCGCTGCCGCGTACGCCCAAGCCTTTTTGGGTGAGGGAGAGTTCGGCTGCGATGCGATGACCGTCAACCCCTATCTGGGCAGCGACGGCATTCTGCCCTTTTTGGCGCATGTCCAGCGGGGGCGAGGGCTGTTCGTGCTGGTCAAGACTTCCAATCCATCCTCCGGCGAGTTCCAGGATCTTCTTACACCTCAGCGTCCGTTGTGGGAGAGCATCGCGGTTCAGGTCGATCGATGGGGCCGCGGGCTGGAGGGCGGCCATGGTTTGAGCGCGGTCGGCGCCGTGATGGGTGCCACCTACCCGCGCCAGGCCGCACGAGCGCGCGCCTTGATGCCCACCGCTATCGTGCTCTCGCCGGGCCTGGGCGCGCAGGGGGCCAGCGCCCAGGACGCGGTGGCGGCGGCGCGGGCCGACGGCCTGGGGGTGGTGGTCAACGCCAGCCGCGCCGTGATGTACGCCTACCAGGCTGAGGGGTCGCACAACGCGGTGGCGGCGGCGCGCGCGGCGGCATCGCGGCTGCGTGAGCACTTGGCACAAGCGCTGGCAGGTGGCGGCGCGCTGGAAGCCTGA
- a CDS encoding LLM class flavin-dependent oxidoreductase: protein MKVFVFDLLPYAEHLEHLKKDSNELPYPLGRSYFKPEVAVRSYAEHLDAWEEMDKLGYDGVGFNEHHTSPYGLMTSPNLMAAAAAQRTRQLKLLIYGNLLPLHEPLRLAEELAMIDCLSNGRLVSGFARGIPREYHVYGVPLAQSRPRFEEAFEIVRRAWTDEVFSFQGQFWSYKDVAIWPRPVQRPHPPIWVPVTGSKESIEWAARNNIPITPGLGQRGLRLDIIRYYAACLQRAGHRMTPDHIVLNFSVYVADSKARAIKEAGPYFLYFNRTLFSHGNVTESQTLSDAGYLTATFASYVRPENLRAAIRSREDFRNMTMADVERQAEDMPWGNADEVRAKIIEQAEEAGAATVQVMLNRGAMPQEMFLEQIRRFAAEVMPALQAHQVTRVPLAEEAWEARA from the coding sequence GTGAAGGTTTTCGTTTTCGATCTTCTGCCCTATGCCGAGCACCTGGAACATCTCAAAAAGGATAGCAACGAATTGCCTTACCCTTTGGGGCGCAGCTACTTCAAGCCCGAGGTGGCCGTGCGAAGCTATGCTGAGCACCTCGACGCCTGGGAAGAGATGGACAAGCTGGGCTACGACGGCGTGGGTTTCAACGAGCATCACACCTCGCCCTATGGACTGATGACCTCGCCCAACCTGATGGCAGCGGCGGCGGCCCAGCGCACCCGCCAGCTGAAGCTTTTGATCTACGGTAACCTCTTGCCCCTGCACGAGCCGCTGCGGCTGGCCGAAGAGCTGGCGATGATCGATTGCCTCTCCAATGGCCGGCTGGTATCCGGCTTTGCCCGCGGTATTCCGCGCGAATATCACGTTTACGGCGTGCCGTTGGCGCAGTCGCGCCCACGCTTCGAGGAAGCCTTCGAGATCGTGCGGCGAGCTTGGACTGACGAGGTTTTCTCCTTTCAGGGGCAATTCTGGTCTTACAAGGACGTGGCGATCTGGCCCCGTCCGGTGCAGCGGCCCCATCCGCCGATCTGGGTTCCGGTCACCGGCAGCAAGGAATCAATCGAATGGGCCGCGCGCAACAATATTCCGATCACCCCCGGCCTGGGACAGCGCGGCCTGCGCCTGGATATCATTCGTTACTACGCCGCCTGCCTGCAACGCGCCGGCCATCGCATGACCCCCGACCATATCGTGCTCAACTTTTCGGTCTATGTGGCCGACAGCAAGGCGCGCGCGATCAAAGAGGCGGGACCCTACTTCTTGTATTTCAATCGCACCCTCTTCAGCCACGGCAACGTCACCGAGTCGCAAACCCTCAGCGACGCCGGCTACCTGACTGCGACTTTCGCCTCCTACGTGCGACCTGAAAATCTGCGCGCAGCCATTCGCAGCCGCGAAGATTTTCGTAACATGACGATGGCGGATGTCGAGCGCCAAGCCGAAGATATGCCCTGGGGCAACGCCGACGAGGTACGCGCCAAGATCATCGAGCAGGCCGAGGAGGCCGGCGCGGCCACCGTGCAGGTGATGCTCAACCGCGGGGCGATGCCACAGGAAATGTTCCTGGAACAGATTCGTCGCTTTGCGGCCGAAGTGATGCCCGCGCTGCAGGCCCATCAAGTGACCCGGGTGCCGCTGGCCGAGGAAGCTTGGGAGGCGCGCGCGTAA